One stretch of Chitinophaga pendula DNA includes these proteins:
- a CDS encoding alpha/beta fold hydrolase: MDIIQKNNIHIIGNPDATQTLVFGHGFGIDQRSFAQVTPAFENEYKIVLFDNVGGGAADINAYSPKRYESINGYVADVADILQQLNLQHVTFVGHSVSGMIGLLTAVQHTDSIEKLILLGSSPRYLNDPEKGYIGGFDQPTLDSLFETMEGNYHAWAAGFSVLAMRNDDRPELAAAFAASLQAIRPDIAIQVAKAIFYLDYRNELAKVTQPALIIQTTNDIAVPAIVSEYLEANIPGSKRVSVQTQGHFPQISAPEEVIEAIRSFL, from the coding sequence ATGGATATCATTCAGAAGAATAACATTCACATAATTGGTAATCCCGATGCAACCCAAACCTTGGTGTTTGGTCATGGATTTGGTATAGACCAACGGTCTTTTGCCCAAGTCACTCCGGCTTTCGAAAATGAGTATAAAATTGTTCTTTTTGACAATGTGGGAGGAGGTGCAGCCGATATAAACGCTTATAGCCCCAAACGATATGAGTCTATTAATGGCTATGTGGCAGATGTTGCCGATATCCTGCAACAACTCAACTTACAACATGTCACATTTGTTGGGCATTCTGTCAGCGGGATGATTGGTCTGTTGACAGCTGTACAACACACGGATAGTATAGAAAAACTTATATTACTGGGATCCAGCCCACGATACCTCAATGATCCGGAAAAAGGATATATAGGCGGTTTCGACCAGCCGACACTGGATAGTTTGTTTGAAACAATGGAAGGCAATTATCACGCCTGGGCCGCAGGATTTTCCGTACTTGCTATGAGGAATGATGACCGACCGGAACTGGCAGCCGCGTTTGCAGCATCCCTGCAAGCGATAAGACCCGATATCGCTATACAAGTAGCTAAAGCGATCTTCTACCTGGACTATCGCAACGAATTAGCCAAAGTGACACAACCGGCATTGATCATCCAAACCACCAATGACATCGCTGTCCCGGCTATAGTAAGCGAATATCTGGAGGCTAATATTCCTGGTAGCAAACGTGTGAGTGTACAAACACAAGGACATTTCCCCCAAATCAGCGCTCCTGAAGAGGTGATAGAGGCGATAAGGTCTTTTCTCTGA
- a CDS encoding TolC family protein — MSKRKIYISLACISLTYAACKVPVLTGKTEDKTVPASFNNSQDTFSIGAVKWKEYFTDPYLTTLIDTALKNNQELNITLQEIEIARNEIRARKGEYLPFVGIKGGTGLEKVGRFTSRGAAEEQLEIAPEKRTPDPLPDYMLSLYATWEVDIWHKLHNAKKAAVTRYLSTVEGKNFVITNLIAEIANSYYELLALDNQLDIVKKNIEIQSNALEIVRLQKEATKVTELAVRKFEAEVLKTKSLQYDIQQQIIEIENRINFLVGRYPQPIQRSNLAFDAIVPNVIHAGIPAQLLANRPDIRQAELELTAAKLDVKVAKAQFYPSVGISAAVGYQAFNPSYLLRTPASILYSLAGELVAPLVNRNAIKATYYSANAKQIQAVYNYERTVLSAYTEVINQLAKLGNLEKSYDLKARQVQALTQSIDISNDLFRSARADYMEVLLTQRDALESKFELIETKKQQMNAVVNIYQALGGGWNQ; from the coding sequence ATGTCTAAAAGAAAAATATATATAAGCCTGGCTTGCATATCGTTGACATATGCAGCGTGTAAGGTGCCTGTTCTCACAGGAAAAACGGAAGATAAAACAGTACCTGCGAGTTTTAATAACTCGCAGGATACTTTCAGTATCGGCGCTGTCAAATGGAAAGAGTACTTTACAGACCCCTACCTGACAACGTTGATCGATACCGCCCTGAAAAATAACCAGGAGCTGAATATTACCTTACAGGAAATTGAGATCGCCCGCAATGAGATACGGGCCAGAAAAGGAGAGTATTTGCCTTTCGTAGGAATAAAAGGAGGCACCGGACTGGAAAAGGTAGGCCGGTTTACCAGCAGAGGTGCTGCTGAAGAGCAATTAGAAATAGCACCCGAAAAGAGAACACCAGACCCTTTACCGGACTACATGCTGTCATTATATGCTACCTGGGAGGTAGATATATGGCATAAGTTACATAATGCAAAAAAAGCAGCTGTAACCCGGTACCTGTCCACTGTTGAGGGAAAAAACTTTGTCATCACAAATCTTATCGCAGAAATTGCTAACTCCTACTATGAACTGCTGGCACTCGATAATCAACTGGATATCGTTAAGAAAAATATCGAGATTCAGAGCAATGCCCTCGAGATTGTAAGGTTACAAAAAGAAGCAACCAAAGTCACTGAACTGGCTGTAAGAAAATTTGAAGCGGAAGTACTTAAGACCAAAAGCCTTCAATACGATATTCAGCAACAGATCATAGAAATTGAAAATAGGATCAACTTCCTCGTAGGCAGATACCCACAGCCCATTCAGAGAAGTAACCTGGCATTCGATGCCATTGTACCAAATGTCATTCACGCTGGTATTCCGGCACAATTACTGGCTAATCGTCCCGACATCAGACAGGCAGAGCTCGAACTGACAGCCGCCAAGCTGGATGTAAAAGTGGCCAAGGCGCAGTTTTATCCTTCCGTTGGCATTTCTGCAGCAGTAGGCTATCAGGCATTTAATCCTTCCTACCTACTTAGAACACCGGCGTCCATCCTGTACTCCCTGGCGGGAGAACTGGTAGCACCACTGGTGAATAGAAATGCAATAAAAGCAACATACTACAGCGCTAACGCCAAACAGATACAGGCGGTATACAATTATGAACGCACCGTCCTGAGCGCATATACAGAGGTGATCAACCAGCTGGCCAAACTAGGGAATCTGGAAAAAAGTTACGATCTGAAAGCCCGTCAGGTACAAGCATTAACCCAGTCTATCGACATCTCGAACGATCTGTTCAGATCAGCAAGAGCCGATTACATGGAGGTCCTGCTCACCCAGCGCGACGCATTGGAATCAAAGTTTGAACTGATCGAAACCAAAAAACAGCAAATGAATGCCGTAGTAAATATCTACCAGGCACTCGGTGGTGGATGGAATCAATAA